A DNA window from Pseudodesulfovibrio thermohalotolerans contains the following coding sequences:
- a CDS encoding class I SAM-dependent methyltransferase, whose amino-acid sequence MTWDPDRYEAWFDTPEGRYALDREVQLLQAMLAGWPRRKHKLLDIGCGTGLFLEPLYQMGLDVTGIDKSQEMILAARKRFGSRAELSVGNGEHTGYSDNEFDYALLWSVLEFTEDPEAMLAEAARVAEKGLLIGFLNKNSLYYCMNVRGTGSSLSKARWFTWCEMQDLIHETTDFRPTVARSALAGPMKTWKSTGISNQINARFLPPALGAFVAVRVDFVNMKPLTPLFAWKSEPEMG is encoded by the coding sequence ATGACCTGGGACCCGGACAGATACGAAGCATGGTTCGACACCCCCGAGGGGCGCTACGCCCTGGACCGGGAGGTGCAACTGTTGCAGGCGATGCTGGCCGGATGGCCACGGCGCAAGCACAAGCTCCTGGATATCGGCTGCGGCACCGGCCTGTTCTTGGAGCCGCTGTATCAGATGGGCCTGGACGTGACCGGCATCGACAAGTCGCAGGAGATGATCCTGGCCGCGCGCAAGCGCTTCGGCAGCCGGGCCGAGTTGAGCGTGGGGAACGGCGAGCATACGGGCTACTCCGACAACGAGTTCGACTACGCCCTGCTCTGGTCCGTGCTCGAATTCACCGAAGACCCCGAAGCCATGCTGGCCGAGGCCGCCCGCGTGGCCGAAAAGGGGCTGCTCATCGGTTTCCTGAACAAGAACTCCCTGTACTACTGCATGAACGTGCGCGGCACCGGCTCCTCCCTGAGCAAAGCCCGCTGGTTCACATGGTGCGAGATGCAGGACCTCATCCACGAAACCACTGACTTCCGGCCCACCGTGGCCCGCTCGGCCCTGGCCGGTCCCATGAAGACCTGGAAGTCCACCGGCATCTCCAATCAGATCAACGCCCGCTTCCTGCCCCCGGCCCTGGGTGCGTTCGTGGCCGTGCGCGTTGATTTCGTCAACATGAAGCCGCTCACCCCGCTCTTCGCCTGGAAGTCCGAGCCCGAAATGGGCTGA
- a CDS encoding sensor histidine kinase, translating into MTPDPIRISSTSRRDQRRHRREYIIALVFIVLIAGLTWAELKYLSGDYYLILNLLILNVVFLLAMLFYVARNAVRLILERRRRVLGSKLRTRLVLAFISLSLIPTALIYLVSVKFVQTSVDYWFKGQVEESMEQALELGRAFYGSAQDRLERRGAVMIKDIIDSQFAWGGKAMDRYLSRKFDEYDLSLVGVITPEGNEQNTHATSQWSQAWPEIKEKIDWQSLRADPRSWTTIIPKPGSDLVLGVTPVDEGRTGYLVVGETVGQGLLHRLDQIVRGLDEYKKLKTRKYPWKMNLYLTLGVMALLIILGAIWFGFRLAKELSAPVQALAAGTERIGRGDLSVRLEDRSDDELGFLVQSFNRMAEDLEQSQNSVQQANERLAQQNQELERRGQYIEAVLNNITSGVISMDAEGRIGTVNTAAEDILGIPGEYLIGKVPFRLLSGDFSNMVEEALTQLSNKPGGVWQRQLDLPVRGKLIKVLVSVVSLKNVGGRDAGHVAVFEDITELEKIQRLAAWREVARRIAHEIKNPLTPIKLSAQRLQRKYGKRIGEGTFDECTGLIVNQVERLQNMVTEFSAYAQLPEVQPRPDQLAPLLEEVTAMFANTHRKIRWDLSFSTPIDEFPFDREGIRKVLINLFTNAAEALKDTRGAEVQITATHDKDAGTVTISVADNGPGLPKDSSRMFEPYYTEKKGGTGLGLTIVRSIISDHGGMVRAASNHPKGTVFIIELHDA; encoded by the coding sequence GTGACGCCCGACCCGATCCGCATCAGTTCCACAAGCCGCAGGGACCAGAGGCGGCACCGGCGCGAGTACATCATCGCCCTGGTCTTCATCGTGCTCATCGCCGGGCTGACCTGGGCCGAGCTCAAGTACCTGAGCGGCGACTACTATCTCATTCTCAACCTGCTCATCCTGAACGTGGTCTTCCTGCTGGCCATGCTCTTCTATGTGGCCCGCAACGCGGTGCGGCTGATCCTTGAACGCAGGCGCAGAGTGCTGGGCTCCAAGCTGCGCACGCGGCTGGTGCTCGCCTTCATCTCCCTCTCGCTCATCCCCACCGCGCTCATCTATCTGGTCTCGGTGAAGTTCGTACAGACCTCCGTGGATTACTGGTTCAAGGGCCAAGTGGAAGAATCCATGGAACAGGCCCTGGAACTCGGACGGGCCTTTTACGGCTCGGCCCAGGACCGCCTCGAACGGCGCGGCGCGGTCATGATCAAGGACATCATCGACTCCCAGTTCGCCTGGGGCGGCAAGGCCATGGACCGCTACCTGAGCCGGAAGTTCGACGAATACGACCTGAGTCTGGTGGGCGTCATCACCCCCGAGGGCAACGAACAGAACACCCACGCCACATCCCAATGGAGCCAGGCCTGGCCCGAGATCAAGGAGAAGATCGACTGGCAGTCCCTGCGCGCCGACCCTCGCTCCTGGACGACCATCATCCCCAAGCCGGGCTCCGACCTGGTCCTGGGCGTGACCCCGGTCGACGAGGGCAGGACCGGCTATCTGGTCGTCGGCGAAACCGTTGGCCAGGGACTGCTGCACCGCCTCGACCAGATCGTGCGCGGCCTCGACGAATACAAGAAGCTCAAGACCCGCAAATACCCGTGGAAGATGAACCTCTATCTGACACTCGGGGTCATGGCCCTGCTCATCATCCTCGGGGCCATCTGGTTCGGGTTCCGGCTGGCCAAGGAACTTTCCGCCCCGGTCCAGGCCCTGGCCGCGGGCACGGAGCGCATCGGGCGGGGCGACCTGTCCGTGCGCCTGGAGGACCGCTCGGACGACGAACTCGGCTTCCTGGTCCAGTCCTTCAACCGCATGGCCGAAGACCTGGAGCAGAGCCAGAACTCCGTACAGCAGGCCAACGAGCGGCTGGCCCAGCAGAACCAGGAGCTGGAGCGGCGCGGCCAGTACATCGAGGCCGTGCTCAACAACATCACTTCCGGCGTCATCTCCATGGACGCCGAAGGCCGCATCGGCACGGTGAACACCGCGGCCGAGGACATTCTCGGCATCCCCGGCGAATATCTCATCGGCAAGGTCCCGTTCCGCCTCCTGTCCGGCGACTTCTCCAACATGGTCGAAGAGGCCCTGACCCAACTGTCCAACAAGCCCGGCGGGGTCTGGCAGCGCCAGCTCGACCTGCCCGTGCGGGGCAAGCTCATCAAGGTCCTGGTCAGCGTGGTCTCGCTCAAAAACGTGGGCGGACGCGACGCGGGCCACGTTGCCGTGTTCGAGGACATCACCGAGCTTGAAAAGATTCAGCGGCTCGCCGCCTGGCGCGAGGTGGCCCGGCGCATCGCCCACGAGATCAAGAACCCGCTCACGCCCATCAAGCTGTCGGCCCAACGGCTGCAACGCAAATACGGCAAACGCATCGGCGAGGGAACCTTCGACGAATGCACCGGCCTGATCGTCAACCAGGTGGAGCGGCTCCAGAACATGGTCACCGAGTTCTCGGCCTACGCCCAATTGCCCGAAGTCCAGCCCCGGCCCGACCAGCTCGCCCCGCTCCTGGAGGAAGTCACGGCCATGTTCGCCAACACCCACCGCAAGATACGGTGGGATCTGTCCTTCTCCACGCCCATCGACGAATTTCCCTTTGACCGCGAAGGCATCCGCAAGGTGCTCATCAACCTGTTCACCAACGCGGCGGAGGCCCTGAAGGACACCCGGGGCGCGGAAGTCCAGATCACCGCCACCCACGACAAGGACGCGGGCACCGTGACCATCTCCGTGGCCGACAACGGCCCGGGGCTGCCCAAGGATTCCTCGCGCATGTTCGAGCCGTACTACACCGAGAAAAAGGGCGGCACCGGCCTGGGACTGACCATCGTCCGGTCCATCATCTCGGACCACGGCGGCATGGTCCGCGCCGCCTCCAACCACCCCAAAGGCACGGTCTTCATCATCGAGCTGCACGACGCCTGA
- a CDS encoding universal stress protein codes for MQKELLLAIGDDRAASYNLRFIKDVFTSFCDLKLTLFYAAPRSALWDRLDAGMPPSEAAVDEIVAHKKGKGKKALQDAERWITDIAGCDGSNVRTKVVHSRKGTACELVAEAREGLYDALVLGRKGFTWFEEVFENSVCHELLWQDIDFPIWVCKRPSQKSRSNILLCLDGSDASLRMADHAGYMLADEPRHSFTLFHVAQKGYGDAGAARIFDEALAILAEHGVPDERIEIKMVTGRNPVKAILKEAGAGRYAAVAVGRRGVGSQTRMEHLFPSSVCVNLLRQLQETALWISK; via the coding sequence GTGCAGAAAGAATTGCTCCTCGCCATCGGCGACGACCGCGCCGCCTCCTACAACCTTCGGTTTATCAAGGACGTTTTCACTTCGTTTTGCGATCTCAAGCTGACCTTGTTCTATGCGGCCCCGCGTTCGGCGCTGTGGGACCGGCTGGACGCCGGGATGCCTCCTTCCGAGGCGGCCGTGGACGAGATCGTGGCTCACAAAAAGGGCAAGGGCAAGAAGGCGTTGCAGGACGCCGAGCGGTGGATCACGGACATCGCCGGGTGCGACGGGTCCAACGTGCGCACCAAGGTTGTCCATTCACGGAAGGGCACGGCCTGCGAACTCGTGGCCGAGGCCCGCGAAGGGCTGTACGACGCCCTCGTTCTCGGCCGCAAGGGATTCACCTGGTTCGAGGAGGTGTTCGAAAACTCCGTGTGCCACGAGCTTCTCTGGCAAGACATCGATTTTCCCATCTGGGTCTGCAAGCGGCCGTCCCAAAAATCGCGCAGCAATATTCTCCTTTGCCTGGACGGCTCGGACGCCTCCCTGCGCATGGCCGATCACGCGGGGTACATGCTTGCCGACGAGCCGCGCCACTCCTTCACGCTTTTTCATGTGGCCCAGAAGGGATACGGCGACGCCGGGGCCGCGCGCATTTTCGACGAGGCCCTGGCCATCCTGGCCGAGCACGGCGTGCCGGACGAGCGCATCGAGATCAAGATGGTCACCGGGCGTAATCCGGTCAAGGCCATCCTCAAGGAGGCCGGGGCGGGGCGGTATGCGGCCGTTGCCGTGGGCCGACGCGGCGTGGGCAGCCAGACCCGGATGGAGCATCTTTTCCCCAGCTCCGTGTGCGTCAATCTCTTGCGCCAGTTGCAGGAGACCGCGCTGTGGATCAGCAAATAG
- a CDS encoding peroxiredoxin: protein MSNEFDTADTMPDFAKVGQPVPEFKMEAFDPTEGGFTEVDLGALRKEGKWTILFFYPADFTFVCPTELADLASRHEDLKKLGAEVVSVSTDTKFSHMAWRADERMLENVKFKMAADPTGEVSRFFDVWDYETGLALRGTFVINPEGVLVSSEINFYNVGRNADELVRKVEANTYLIDHPAEVCPAKWTPGGKTLTPNDEMVGKVYEALIDID from the coding sequence ATGAGCAATGAATTTGATACCGCCGACACCATGCCTGATTTCGCCAAAGTGGGCCAGCCCGTGCCCGAGTTCAAGATGGAGGCCTTCGATCCGACCGAGGGCGGCTTCACCGAGGTGGACCTCGGCGCCCTGCGCAAGGAAGGCAAATGGACCATCCTGTTTTTCTATCCGGCGGACTTCACCTTTGTCTGCCCCACCGAACTCGCCGACCTGGCCTCGCGCCACGAGGACCTGAAAAAGCTCGGCGCGGAGGTGGTCTCCGTGTCCACGGACACCAAATTCTCGCACATGGCCTGGAGGGCCGACGAACGGATGCTGGAGAACGTCAAATTCAAGATGGCTGCCGATCCCACCGGCGAGGTCTCCCGCTTCTTCGACGTCTGGGACTATGAGACCGGACTGGCCCTGCGCGGCACCTTCGTCATCAACCCCGAGGGCGTGCTCGTCTCCTCCGAGATCAATTTCTACAACGTGGGCCGCAACGCCGACGAGCTGGTCCGCAAGGTTGAGGCCAACACCTACCTCATCGACCACCCCGCCGAGGTTTGCCCGGCCAAGTGGACCCCCGGCGGCAAGACCCTGACCCCCAACGACGAAATGGTCGGCAAGGTCTACGAAGCCCTTATCGACATCGACTAA
- a CDS encoding DUF4390 domain-containing protein, with product MRTHDSLRAGLLPAFILLTALLMAGDALAQSLSLVAPTLANVHGRLTALFGIVVEEKPILKGELEEGAVLVLKCEVNLLEPSDYWLDRKISEVHFKSRLSFDPLTREFVMTLPARDTPLRNRDLGKLLDDGWGTIQASLGSWALLDKGKKYSLRLHTSMNEEGAPEGFMRFIYFWSWDAGADNAFQLDFTF from the coding sequence ATGCGCACCCATGACAGCCTTCGGGCCGGATTGCTCCCGGCCTTCATCCTCCTGACCGCCCTCCTCATGGCCGGCGACGCCCTTGCCCAGAGCCTCAGCCTGGTGGCCCCGACCCTGGCCAACGTGCACGGGCGGCTCACCGCGCTCTTCGGCATCGTGGTCGAGGAAAAGCCGATCCTCAAAGGGGAGCTGGAGGAAGGAGCCGTCCTGGTCCTCAAGTGCGAGGTCAACCTGCTGGAACCGAGCGACTACTGGCTGGACAGAAAGATTTCCGAAGTCCATTTCAAGAGCCGGTTGAGTTTCGACCCGCTGACCAGGGAATTCGTCATGACCCTGCCCGCCAGGGACACCCCCCTGCGCAACCGGGACCTGGGCAAGCTGCTGGACGACGGATGGGGAACCATCCAGGCATCCCTGGGGTCCTGGGCATTGCTGGACAAAGGGAAAAAATACTCGCTACGCCTGCATACCTCCATGAACGAGGAAGGAGCCCCCGAGGGGTTCATGCGCTTCATCTATTTCTGGTCCTGGGACGCCGGGGCCGACAACGCCTTCCAGCTGGACTTCACCTTCTAG
- a CDS encoding MarR family winged helix-turn-helix transcriptional regulator, translating into MTSPAKPVNNAELAGLFRLASRLMARVCHGLDQAHHAQQRVLSLLLENGPMPQGELLEILDVRSSSLSELLRKLEDRGLILRERNEDDRRSFIISPTDEARALARDDGGADGQFDCLDDEEREQLRTILGKLVASLREDPMSGGPGRGFGPGGRGGRGGRGNGFGRGRGFGNGPGGRRGRG; encoded by the coding sequence ATGACCTCTCCCGCCAAACCTGTGAACAACGCCGAGCTGGCCGGGCTTTTCCGCCTGGCCTCCCGGCTCATGGCCCGCGTCTGTCACGGTCTCGACCAGGCGCACCACGCCCAGCAGCGGGTTCTGTCCCTCCTGCTCGAAAATGGCCCCATGCCCCAGGGGGAGCTTCTGGAAATCCTCGACGTGCGTTCCTCGTCCCTGAGCGAACTGCTGCGCAAACTCGAAGACCGGGGGCTGATTCTCCGGGAACGCAACGAGGATGATCGGCGCAGTTTCATTATTTCCCCCACGGACGAGGCCAGAGCCCTCGCCCGGGACGACGGCGGCGCGGACGGCCAATTCGACTGCCTGGACGACGAGGAGCGCGAACAGTTGCGCACCATCCTCGGCAAGCTCGTGGCCTCCCTCAGGGAAGACCCCATGAGCGGCGGCCCCGGACGCGGCTTCGGCCCGGGTGGGCGCGGCGGACGAGGCGGGCGCGGAAACGGCTTCGGACGCGGGCGCGGATTCGGCAACGGCCCGGGCGGACGGCGCGGAAGAGGCTAG
- a CDS encoding insulinase family protein, whose translation MTFGFTKIREMEIAELASTAVVYRHDKTGARVLSMMNDDENKVFGISFRTPPEDSTGVAHILEHSVLCGSDRYPVKEPFVELLKGSLQTFLNALTFPDKTCYPVASANVQDFYNLIDVYLDAVFHPRLTENTLKQEGWHYELESSERDMTYRGVVFNEMKGAYSSPDSQLYEHSQQSLFPDTTYGLDSGGDPAVIPDLTFERFMAFHRDHYHPSNAYAFFYGDDDPEKRLEILDKVFSEYDPIDVASTRIPLQERFTEARAVRKGYPASDRLAKGMFTVNWLLAETADANLNLALHILEHILIGLPSSPLKKALTDSGLGDDLAGVGLEADMRQMFFSVGLKGMHPSNAIKVESIIFHTIKELVENGIDARDIEAAVNSVEFSLRENNTGSYPRGLSLMFQALSTWLYDDGEGEGDPLALLPFEKPLENIKTWIANGDKIFEELLARLFLHNPHRTTVLLEPDHKLARSQAKAESDRLKAAKDAMTPEQVQAVMAEAAELKRLQAAPDSPEALRTIPRLSVADLPAENRPIPSEVRELKGRKLLFHGLPTNGIAYLDFGFDLSVIPDDLLPYAGVFGRALTESGTAKRDYVDLSQRIARTSGGIWAQPFASPVRDSAEASAWLFLRTKATGDRIAPTCEIVAEILTSAQLDNKERISRIVAEARARAEQRLVPSGHMVVATRLRAGTHAAHAMDEAMTGLTNLLFLRDLEKRVEEDFRKVAKDLERFRRLLLNRDTAIVNATMDADLFALAEPEAAAVLEALPGDGPVRAERALPDLPAREGLAIPAQVNYVGKGCGLEGSGIELTGAAQVVNKLIRTGYLWEKVRVQGGAYGAFCIMDRLAGALAFVSYRDPNVADTVKAFDNLAGYLETVHIDADELEKSIIGAIGEIDAYQLPDAKGFTALGRYLTGQDDEYLQTVREQALATTEKDFRQLAEAVRVVAEKGRICVLGDALAMENSGLGLAIEQVL comes from the coding sequence ATGACTTTCGGCTTCACCAAGATACGGGAAATGGAAATCGCGGAGCTGGCCAGCACGGCCGTGGTCTACCGCCACGACAAGACCGGGGCGCGCGTCCTGTCCATGATGAACGACGACGAGAACAAGGTCTTCGGCATTTCGTTCCGCACGCCGCCCGAGGATTCCACGGGCGTGGCTCACATCCTGGAGCATTCGGTGCTCTGCGGCTCGGACAGGTACCCGGTGAAGGAGCCGTTCGTCGAGCTGCTCAAGGGCTCGCTCCAGACCTTCCTGAACGCCCTGACCTTCCCGGACAAGACCTGCTATCCCGTGGCCTCGGCCAACGTGCAGGACTTCTACAACCTTATCGACGTCTATCTCGACGCGGTCTTCCACCCCCGGTTGACCGAGAACACCCTCAAGCAGGAGGGATGGCACTACGAGCTGGAGTCGTCCGAGCGGGACATGACCTACAGGGGCGTGGTCTTCAACGAGATGAAGGGCGCGTATTCCTCGCCCGACTCCCAGCTCTATGAGCATTCCCAGCAATCCCTTTTCCCGGACACCACCTACGGCCTGGATTCGGGCGGTGATCCGGCGGTCATCCCGGACCTGACCTTCGAGCGGTTCATGGCCTTCCACCGCGACCACTATCATCCGTCCAACGCCTACGCCTTCTTCTACGGCGACGACGACCCGGAAAAGCGGCTTGAGATTTTGGACAAGGTTTTCTCGGAATACGACCCCATCGACGTGGCCTCCACCCGCATCCCCCTGCAGGAGCGGTTCACCGAGGCCCGGGCGGTGCGCAAGGGGTACCCGGCTTCGGACAGGCTGGCCAAGGGCATGTTCACGGTGAACTGGCTGCTGGCCGAGACTGCGGACGCCAACCTGAACCTGGCTTTGCACATCCTTGAGCACATCCTCATCGGGCTTCCCAGCTCGCCCCTCAAAAAAGCCCTGACCGATTCGGGCCTGGGCGACGACCTCGCGGGCGTGGGGCTTGAGGCCGACATGCGCCAGATGTTCTTCTCCGTGGGTCTCAAGGGGATGCATCCGTCCAACGCCATCAAGGTGGAGTCCATCATCTTCCACACCATCAAGGAACTGGTGGAGAACGGCATCGACGCGCGCGACATAGAGGCCGCCGTCAACTCCGTGGAATTCTCCCTGCGCGAGAACAACACCGGCTCGTACCCGCGCGGCCTGTCCCTCATGTTCCAGGCCCTTTCCACCTGGCTTTACGACGATGGGGAGGGCGAGGGCGATCCCCTGGCCCTGCTGCCCTTCGAGAAGCCGCTTGAAAACATCAAGACGTGGATTGCCAACGGCGACAAGATATTCGAAGAGCTGCTGGCCCGGCTGTTCCTGCACAATCCGCATCGGACCACCGTGCTTCTGGAACCGGACCACAAGCTCGCCCGGTCCCAGGCCAAGGCCGAATCCGACCGGCTCAAGGCGGCCAAGGACGCCATGACCCCGGAGCAGGTCCAGGCGGTCATGGCCGAGGCCGCCGAGCTCAAGCGGCTCCAGGCCGCGCCCGATTCGCCCGAGGCTCTCAGGACCATTCCCCGCCTTTCCGTGGCCGATTTGCCCGCCGAAAACCGGCCCATTCCGTCCGAGGTTCGCGAGCTCAAGGGCCGCAAGCTGCTCTTCCACGGCCTGCCGACCAACGGCATCGCCTACCTCGACTTCGGCTTCGATCTGTCCGTCATTCCCGACGATCTGCTGCCCTACGCGGGTGTCTTCGGCCGAGCCCTGACCGAGTCCGGAACGGCCAAGCGCGACTATGTGGACCTCTCTCAGCGCATCGCCCGGACCTCCGGCGGCATCTGGGCCCAGCCCTTCGCCTCGCCCGTGCGTGATTCGGCTGAAGCCTCGGCATGGCTTTTCCTGCGCACCAAGGCCACGGGCGACCGCATCGCGCCCACCTGCGAAATCGTCGCCGAAATCCTGACCTCGGCGCAGCTCGACAACAAGGAGCGCATCTCCCGCATCGTGGCCGAGGCCCGTGCCAGGGCCGAGCAGCGGCTCGTGCCGTCCGGCCACATGGTCGTGGCCACCCGCCTGCGCGCCGGAACCCACGCGGCCCACGCCATGGACGAGGCCATGACCGGCCTGACCAACCTGCTGTTCCTTCGCGATTTGGAGAAGCGCGTCGAAGAGGATTTCCGCAAGGTGGCCAAGGACCTGGAACGGTTCCGCCGCCTGCTTCTCAACCGCGATACAGCGATCGTCAACGCTACCATGGACGCTGATCTCTTCGCCCTGGCCGAGCCCGAGGCGGCGGCCGTCTTAGAGGCCCTGCCCGGTGACGGCCCGGTCCGCGCCGAGCGCGCGCTTCCCGATCTTCCGGCCCGCGAAGGCCTCGCCATCCCCGCCCAGGTCAACTACGTGGGCAAGGGATGCGGCCTCGAAGGGAGCGGCATCGAACTTACCGGAGCGGCGCAGGTCGTCAACAAGCTCATCCGCACCGGCTATCTTTGGGAAAAGGTCCGGGTCCAGGGCGGAGCCTACGGCGCATTCTGCATCATGGACCGTCTCGCCGGGGCGTTGGCCTTTGTTTCCTACCGCGACCCCAACGTCGCCGACACGGTCAAGGCTTTCGACAACCTGGCCGGTTACCTTGAAACCGTGCATATCGACGCCGACGAACTGGAAAAGTCCATCATCGGCGCAATCGGCGAAATCGACGCCTATCAACTGCCCGACGCCAAGGGCTTCACCGCCCTCGGACGTTATCTGACCGGCCAGGATGACGAGTACCTGCAAACCGTCCGCGAACAGGCCCTGGCCACCACGGAAAAAGACTTCCGCCAACTCGCGGAAGCCGTGCGCGTCGTGGCGGAAAAGGGCCGCATCTGCGTGCTCGGCGACGCCCTGGCCATGGAGAACAGCGGTCTCGGGCTGGCTATCGAGCAGGTGTTGTAG
- a CDS encoding glycosyltransferase family 2 protein → MTEPRFSLSIVIPAWNGWQLTECCLRSLAEHTPGDGFQVILADNGSTDGTAEAAPALGRSLFGDRFVHHRLEQNLGFAKACNAGARASSADLLLFLNNDTTVTENWLPPLLDALKSDPRMAGVGPLLLFPDDRSVRSDRVQHLGIATSANMEFRHLYEYFPRSHPAVMKQRKLRVVTAAALLMPAALFKAENGFFEGFVNGMEDVDLCCRINRRGGHFSVIPESVVIHSAHGTEGRFDHESANLRLLRSRCRDAGEDLCDLILADGFEPGFTPWLDLIVRLPESRTRELDREFSDADETVLRDLLEREPLWDTGYKALVRRLEAQARPAEAAPVAYLRTLLCPGPDAYRDCERVLRQAGSASMADRYKALLANVRRVLADRNALARKTQALAEFTRHPAMRAALRNRFA, encoded by the coding sequence ATGACCGAACCCCGTTTTTCCCTGTCCATCGTCATCCCGGCCTGGAACGGCTGGCAACTGACCGAATGCTGTCTCCGCTCACTGGCCGAGCATACCCCCGGCGACGGGTTCCAGGTGATCCTGGCCGACAACGGCTCCACCGACGGCACGGCCGAGGCTGCGCCCGCCCTGGGCCGGTCGCTGTTCGGCGACCGCTTCGTCCACCACCGGCTCGAACAAAACCTCGGCTTTGCCAAGGCCTGCAACGCGGGCGCAAGGGCCAGCTCCGCCGACCTGCTCCTCTTTTTGAACAACGACACCACGGTCACGGAAAACTGGCTGCCGCCCCTGCTCGACGCCCTCAAATCGGACCCGCGCATGGCCGGTGTCGGCCCCCTGCTCCTATTCCCGGACGACCGCTCCGTGCGCTCGGACCGCGTCCAGCACCTGGGCATCGCCACCTCCGCGAACATGGAGTTCCGCCACCTCTACGAATATTTTCCCCGCTCCCATCCGGCGGTCATGAAACAGCGCAAACTCCGCGTCGTCACCGCAGCGGCCCTGCTCATGCCCGCCGCGCTCTTCAAGGCCGAAAACGGTTTCTTCGAGGGCTTCGTCAACGGCATGGAGGACGTGGACCTCTGCTGCCGCATCAACCGGCGGGGCGGCCACTTCTCGGTCATCCCGGAAAGCGTGGTCATTCACAGCGCCCACGGCACCGAAGGCCGCTTCGACCACGAATCGGCCAACCTCCGCCTGCTCCGGTCCCGCTGCCGCGACGCCGGGGAGGACCTCTGCGACCTGATCCTGGCCGACGGTTTCGAACCGGGCTTCACCCCGTGGCTGGATCTCATCGTCCGCCTCCCCGAATCACGGACCCGCGAACTTGACCGGGAATTCAGCGATGCCGACGAGACCGTCCTGCGCGATCTTCTCGAACGCGAACCGCTGTGGGATACCGGCTACAAGGCCCTGGTCCGCCGTCTCGAAGCCCAGGCGAGACCGGCCGAGGCCGCGCCCGTGGCCTACCTCCGCACCCTCCTCTGCCCCGGCCCCGACGCCTACCGGGACTGCGAGCGCGTTCTGCGCCAGGCCGGGTCCGCTTCCATGGCGGACCGCTACAAGGCCCTGCTCGCCAACGTCCGCCGCGTCCTCGCCGACCGGAACGCCCTGGCCCGCAAAACCCAAGCCCTGGCCGAGTTCACGCGACACCCGGCAATGCGGGCCGCGTTGCGCAACCGGTTCGCCTAA